In Shewanella psychrotolerans, the genomic stretch TGCGTGGCCGAAATCCTCTTGATGTGGCATGCTAGCGCCATCATCGAACTCCGATAAATGAATTAAAATTATGCCGAATATAGCCAACAACCCTCTGATACTTGTGGATGGTTCTTCATATCTTTACCGCGCTTACTATGCACCACCTCATCTGACTAATTCAAAAGGCGAAGCTACTGGTGCAGTTTATGGTGTAATTAATATGCTACGTAGTTTGCTAAAACAATATAAGCCCACTCAGATGGCCGTTGTCTTCGATGCAAAGGGTAAGACATTTAGAAACGACATGTATTCAGAATACAAAGCTCATCGTCCTGCGATGCCAGATGATCTACGTGCTCAAATAGAACCATTACACCGTATCATTAGAGCCCTTGGCTTACCTTTAGTGTGTATCTCAGGCGTTGAAGCCGACGATGTGATAGGCACCATTGCAACTCAAGCAAGTAAAGAAGGCCGCTCAGTACTAATCAGCACTGGCGACAAAGATATGGCCCAACTAGTTGATGACAATATCACTCTCATCAATACTATGACCAATACCATACTCGGTCCAGATGAAGTAACCGACAAATTTGGCGTTGGCCCAGAATTGATCATCGACCTACTCGCACTGCAAGGTGATAAAGCCGATAACATACCAGGGTTACCTGGCGTAGGAGAAAAAACGGCGTTAGCTATGCTCCAAGGACTTGGCGGTATCGCACAAATTTTAGCAAATCCAGACAAATTACCAGAGCTTGGCTTTAGAGGCTCTAAAACTATGCCGGCGAAAATAGCCGAACATGGGGAGATGCTAAAACTCTCTTATGAACTTGCTACCATTAAACTTGACGTTGAGCTTGAGCAAGATTGGCACCAGCTTACCATTGCGCCAGCGGACCAAGATGAACTAATCAAATGTTACGGCGAGATGGAGTTCAAACGCTGGCTAGCGGAAGTACTCGATGGCAAAGGCGCCAACAGCATCACCTCAACCGATTCCGATGAAGAAGATAGCGCGCCAATTCCGCAAAATATCGACACTGAATACAGCACTATTTTAAGCTGGCAAGCACTAGACGAATGGATTAACACTCTTTCTAACGCTGATTTATTCGCACTCGATACAGAAACAACCAGCTTAAACTACATGCAAGCCAAGCTTGTCGGGCTCTCGTTTGCAGTTGAACCAGGTAAAGCAGCCTATCTGCCTTTAGGCCATGATTACCCTGACGCTCCAGAACAACTAGATATGGCGCTAGTGTTAGCCAAGCTCAAACCACTACTTGAAGATGCTAACATTAAAAAAGTGGGCCAAAACTTAAAGTATGATATGAGTATCTTAGCTAATGTTGGCATCACCCTTCGTGGGGTTGCGTTTGACACTATGCTCGAATCCTATGTCTTCAACTCTGTGGCTTCAAAGCACAATATGGATGACTTAGCGCTTAAATACTTAGGTCACAAGAATATCAGCTTCGAGGAGATCGCGGGAAAAGGCGCTAAACAGCTGACTTTTAATCAAATACCATTAGAAACAGCAGCCCCTTACGCTGCAGAAGATGCCGATATCACCTTAAGGTTACATCAACATCTATGGCCAAGATTGGAGAAAGCCGACGATCTGGCCAAGGTGTTTAGCGAGATTGAACTACCGCTGCTTACCATACTGTCCCAGATTGAACGTCAAGGCGTATTAATCGATGGCATGCTACTTGGCCAACAAAGCGAACAGCTGGCGCGGAAAATAGATGAACTTGAAAACAAAGCCTACGAGATCGCTGGAGAGAAATTTAATCTCAGTTCAACGAAGCAGCTTCAAACCCTGTTTTTTGAAAAACTGGGTTATCCCGTCATTAAGAAGACCCCAAAAGGTGCGCCATCTACAGCCGAAGAAGTATTAGTCGAACTCGCACTTGATTATCCGCTACCCAAGATCTTGTTAGAACATAGAAGCTTATCGAAATTAAAGAGCACCTACACTGACAAACTGCCTCTAATGGTAGATGCTAATACAGGCAGAGTACACACCAGTTATCATCAAGCAAACGCGGCGACGGGACGACTATCATCGAGCGAACCAAACCTGCAAAACATCCCAATTCGTACCGAAGAGGGGCGTCGTATTCGTCATGCATTTATTGCAAATGAAGGACGGAAAATTCTCGCTGCCGATTACTCTCAAATTGAATTACGCATTATGGCCCATTTGTCTCAAGACAAGGGGCTATTAAGCGCATTTGCCGAAGGCAAAGATATCCATCGTGCTACCGCCGCAGAAGTCTTCGATGTCGACTTTAACGAGGTGAGCACCGAGCAGCGCCGCCGCGCTAAAGCGGTTAACTTCGGCCTTATTTATGGTATGTCAGCATTTGGATTAGCCCGCCAACTCGACATTCCTCGAGCAGAAGCACAAAAATATATCGATATCTATTTCAAGCGCTATCCGGGCGTACTTGAATACATGGAAGATACACGTGCGGCTGCAGCTGAGCAGGGTTATGTATCAACACTATTTGGCCGTAGACTATATCTACCAGCAATTAAAGACAGAAATGCGATGCGCCGCCAGGCCGCTGAACGCGCAGCAATTAATGCTCCGATGCAAGGTACGGCTGCAGATATCATTAAAAAGGCGATGATCGATGTCGCTAATTGGATTGCCAATAACACCGATGGAGAGATAACCATGATCATGCAGGTACATGATGAATTGGTCTTTGAAGTCGATAGCGATAAAGCTGAAACCCTAAAGAACAAAGTGTGTGAACTCATGGCAAAAGCCGCCAATCTTGACGTCGAACTGCTTGCGGAAGCGGGAATTGGCGACAATTGGGAACAAGCACATTAATTCCAGTGACATTGCATAAGTAATACGCCCAATAATCTATTTAGCCTCACCTCGTGTGAGGCTTTTTATTGCAGCAATGACAGCAATGACAGCAATGATGTTCTGTATGCTAAACGCTGGTTTTCACTATTATCGGCGTTCCATCCATCAACTTTACGCCAAATGGATGAGTCAACCATCGAAAAAGTAATTAGTTTTCACTTTTGTGCCAATAAATAGCTAGAAAGTTATTTATTAGATCAAAAATGAAAGTTATCACTCAAAAACATGTTGATTAAGTGAACAAATTTTTAGATGTCGCTCACATTATTGCCCCCTTTAATGAAAAACAGTTTCCCATATTACGACCAATGCATTATCATTCTCTGCGTAGGGTACAGAGGTTAAGATGTTCTATCTTTCAGACCTTTTTATTTCACTTTAAAGTGAACAGCCAAATTATGGCGCCCCAGCAACTCGTTTGCTGGGGCTTTTTTTCGTCCAAACTTTATTTTAGAGCAAATACTTTAACTTAATGCTAATTCGCGATATGCTATCACTATTAAGAGCCATCGCTTGTCGATGGAACTTGAGTCTTGTTGAATTTAGCTTCTCTCCAAAAGAGCTAATTGATTCACCGATGGTTAATACCGTCGGTTTTTTTTGCCGTTTTTTACTCATCAACAAACTCATTACGACGCTCCCTTCCGACCCAAAAAAACGCTTCACAAAGGAAGCGTTTGGTTATTGTCTCGATATTACAACGCCAATTTTAGTCTTCATCAGCCTCAGCCAATGCTTCAACCAACCAGTCAGGATGACACCATTCGTTCAAAATACCCAAAACCTTAGGTTTCCCGGTACCTTTTAGCGAAGAAAACGGTTCAACCTTAACTGCATCACCGAAATCAGCAAGCGCTTTACGAACTTCATTAACCATTTTCATACGCGCACTTTGAGCCAACTTATCACACTTCGTTAATAAGGCTAGCACTGGAATCTGGCTATCGACAGCCCACTCAATCATCTGCATATCGAGATCTTTTAACGGATGACGAATATCCATTAAGACCACTAAGCCACTTAAACATTCTCGCTCTTGGAGGTACTGACCTAATGCTTGCTGCCACTTTTTCTTCAATGCTAGCGGCACCTGAGCAAAACCGTAACCAGGCAAATCGACTAAGCGCCGATTCTCATCTAGCGCGAATACGTTAATTAATTGAGTTCGCCCTGGAGTTTTACTGGTACGCGCCAAGCTCTTTTGCTCTGTGAGCTGGTTTAATGCACTAGACTTACCAGCATTCGATCGCCCAGCGAAAGCAATCTCCACCCCAACGTCACCAGGCAAGTGCTCATTAAGATGTGCTATATCAGGTGCACTGATTAAAAACTTAGCTTGCCGAAAATCGATACGAGAATCAGTCACTACCCACTCCAAAATTTGTTCATTCTTTAGTTTAAATATCGAAGAGTTGCTTACATTTGCACAATTTCGTGTAAAATATTACTCCGATCACATAAATCATATTTTATCACGCTTGCAGGTCACTCTCGTAAGCTCAGGACAAAAAATTTAACTAAAAGTTGGAACGCCATGAAAAAGTTAGCTATTGCGCTATCAATTTTAGCCACATTATCAACTCCAGCTATCGCTGCTGGTGATGCTGAAGCGGGAAAAAATAAATCTATGCTTTGTTCTGCCTGTCACGGTGTTGATGGTAACAGCATGATAGACATGTACCCAAAGCTTGCTGGACAGCAAGAATCTTACTTGAATAAGCAACTGCACGATTTACGTCAAGCCGCACATACTGGCGGTAAAGAAGGTCGGAATGATCCAATGATGAGCCCAATGGCTGCAGGATTGAGCGATCAAGATATCGACGACTTGGCCGCTTATTTCTCTTCACAAACGCAAACAGTAAGTGAAGTAAAAGATGTACCAGCCCACGGTGAACAGTTGTACAAAGGTGGTGATATGGTACGCGGCATCACGGCATGTATTGCTTGTCACGGTCCAAATGGTAAAGGTTCTGAAGCTGCAGGCTTTCCAGCGATTGCCGGACAACATGCAAATTACATCAAAATACAGCTTAATAAGTTTCACGATACAACTCGTAACAACGACTTAAATGGCATGATGCAAGATGTTGCTAAAAAGCTAACGAGCGAAGATATCGAAGCATTATCTAAATATATTTCAAGCATTAAGTAATTTCTTAGCTTGTAATAAAAGGGTGGTTTTTATCACCCTTTTATAGCCGCCTAAGTTTACGCTTACGTAAGCTGTAAAAAATGGTTGCTTGACATAGATCACATATTTAGGTTTAATTGTGCCCGTACCGAGGTGAACCCAACTGTTTATACAAAGTTTATCTAATAATATTAAACAGATTTCGGTATTAAAAACTCATTTAAGATATAAGAATAAAGCTAACTCATAAAAACAATAATACTTGGACCACTCACTAAAAATAATAAGAGTAGTACTTCATATTTGAAGTCTGGTCATAAACTATTTGGTAAGGATATTGGTTTGGAAGGCCAATGCGCTACATAGCACTCTCCTTACAGTTCAGAGAACAGTTAAACGCTGATTATTGCTGAACCAATAAGTAAAAACGACAAGGATGGTTTATTTGGCGTCATAGATGACGATGTGGATAGTGATGTGTCATTGAGACCATCTACGGAAGCTGTGGTCAGGAAGGCGACAGGGAATAAAAAAGCGTCTGGAAGACCGAAAACTAAAAAACCATGCATGGATAGCTGACTAAAAAATAAGATGGAATCCGACCGGGAAAGTCGCTTAGCAAGTAAGGAAACTTGGAATCAGAATTGAGTACTTTTGGTACTTTTTGGAAGGCGACAGTCACACTGTCGCCTTTTTTTATTGCAAGATGTAGACTAACCAAACAACCTTAGAGAGTTATTTGTCATTCATGCGCAGATGCCCCTTGTGTAGCAGCGATAAAACCACTCCTTTTTACCAAGATAGAAAACGCGCTATCCACCGTTGTAAAACCTGCATGCTATTATTTGCAGATGCGAGTTCGCATCTGCCGCCCGATGCAGAACTAAAAAAGTACCAAACGGCAAACAATAAACACAAACCCATGCAGCAGCTGATCTTAAGTTTAGTGACTCAACTTGAACAACTAAGTAAGCAGCATTTAGTTGGACTCAATTTCGGGAGAGTTGTCGCTGATTCTGTCGTAGATGTCCTTATAAACAAGGGACATCAACTGCATCAATATGACCCTTTTTTCGCGCCCGATCATCAATTGCTAAGGCAGCAATATGATTTCATCTGTTGTTACAAAGTATTTGAACATTTTCGCTTCCCTAGTCGAGAATGGCATTTACTCTGCTCACTCTTAAAACCTGGAGGATGGATAGCAATTAATACTCAGCTCATTACTGAGTTAAATGGCTTCGCGAAATGGCACCATAAAAATAATTTGACCCATGTGAGTTTTTATCAGCGAGCCACGTTTCAATTTCTAGCAAAACAAGCTCACTTTACGCTATTATTCGCGTCAAACGATCTCATTTTGGTGCAAAAACCATCAAAATCTGATATAACACGCGACCCAAGTTCACTTATCTAATCAGATGTAAGATAAGTTCACGATATTTTTGTAGTTGAGATTATTGCTATGTCCCGTAAAAAAACGCGCAAAATCAATGAGAATGCGCCTAAACGACAACCAAGAACAAAGAAAGAAGAGCGAGTCGTCGCAGGTAAAAAGCAAAATGCGGGTAACAAAGCGGGCAGTCGTCACAACGAAAAGCAGATCCAACAGGCTCAAGCTGGAACGGCAAAAGCGAAAGATCCTCGTCACGGAAGCAAAAAGCCTGTAGCACTCGATCTTCCGAAAGCGAAGCCAGTAGAGAGTAAGCCTAAAGCACCGAAAATGAGTGACGAACAGAAGCTGCTTAAATTGGAAGATGATCCACGTCTAAACTCACTACTCGATATGCTGGAAGAAGGCAAAACACTCAATACCGCAGATCAAACTTGGTTAGAGAAGCAGCTGACTGAAATCGAGCGCTTGATGGAACGTCTTGGCATCTCCGAAGAAGATGACTTAGAGCACGTGATGAAAACCACAGTAAGCTCTGATGACGACCTGCTGGATAAATTCGAATCTGGTGCAGATCTGCTTAAAGACTATCAAAATCGAGATTAGAGTTAACGCTACTCACATATAATGGCACCCAATTCGGTGCCATTTCTATATTGAGCCTTTATACCAACCAGTATTACCTATCATTATCAGGATCGCATTATGACAACCTATCTCATTATTATCGGAGCCTTAGTTATTTTGGGACTCGCAGCCTACGCTGCCAGCTTACTGATAAAGTTAAAACAACAAACCCAACAGTTAAAAGCCCAACAAGCTGCCCAGCAAGTAGCAACACAAGCGCGAGAACATGAATTGCTCGGCAATATTCATTATATTGCAGCAGCGATGCTAGAGGAGAGATGCGAGCTATCTGAAGGAGTGATGCGCATCGGCAAATTGTTCGAGATCCTCGGTCAAACAGAGCAAGTAGTACCGCG encodes the following:
- the polA gene encoding DNA polymerase I; amino-acid sequence: MPNIANNPLILVDGSSYLYRAYYAPPHLTNSKGEATGAVYGVINMLRSLLKQYKPTQMAVVFDAKGKTFRNDMYSEYKAHRPAMPDDLRAQIEPLHRIIRALGLPLVCISGVEADDVIGTIATQASKEGRSVLISTGDKDMAQLVDDNITLINTMTNTILGPDEVTDKFGVGPELIIDLLALQGDKADNIPGLPGVGEKTALAMLQGLGGIAQILANPDKLPELGFRGSKTMPAKIAEHGEMLKLSYELATIKLDVELEQDWHQLTIAPADQDELIKCYGEMEFKRWLAEVLDGKGANSITSTDSDEEDSAPIPQNIDTEYSTILSWQALDEWINTLSNADLFALDTETTSLNYMQAKLVGLSFAVEPGKAAYLPLGHDYPDAPEQLDMALVLAKLKPLLEDANIKKVGQNLKYDMSILANVGITLRGVAFDTMLESYVFNSVASKHNMDDLALKYLGHKNISFEEIAGKGAKQLTFNQIPLETAAPYAAEDADITLRLHQHLWPRLEKADDLAKVFSEIELPLLTILSQIERQGVLIDGMLLGQQSEQLARKIDELENKAYEIAGEKFNLSSTKQLQTLFFEKLGYPVIKKTPKGAPSTAEEVLVELALDYPLPKILLEHRSLSKLKSTYTDKLPLMVDANTGRVHTSYHQANAATGRLSSSEPNLQNIPIRTEEGRRIRHAFIANEGRKILAADYSQIELRIMAHLSQDKGLLSAFAEGKDIHRATAAEVFDVDFNEVSTEQRRRAKAVNFGLIYGMSAFGLARQLDIPRAEAQKYIDIYFKRYPGVLEYMEDTRAAAAEQGYVSTLFGRRLYLPAIKDRNAMRRQAAERAAINAPMQGTAADIIKKAMIDVANWIANNTDGEITMIMQVHDELVFEVDSDKAETLKNKVCELMAKAANLDVELLAEAGIGDNWEQAH
- the yihA gene encoding ribosome biogenesis GTP-binding protein YihA/YsxC, yielding MTDSRIDFRQAKFLISAPDIAHLNEHLPGDVGVEIAFAGRSNAGKSSALNQLTEQKSLARTSKTPGRTQLINVFALDENRRLVDLPGYGFAQVPLALKKKWQQALGQYLQERECLSGLVVLMDIRHPLKDLDMQMIEWAVDSQIPVLALLTKCDKLAQSARMKMVNEVRKALADFGDAVKVEPFSSLKGTGKPKVLGILNEWCHPDWLVEALAEADED
- a CDS encoding c-type cytochrome, with translation MKKLAIALSILATLSTPAIAAGDAEAGKNKSMLCSACHGVDGNSMIDMYPKLAGQQESYLNKQLHDLRQAAHTGGKEGRNDPMMSPMAAGLSDQDIDDLAAYFSSQTQTVSEVKDVPAHGEQLYKGGDMVRGITACIACHGPNGKGSEAAGFPAIAGQHANYIKIQLNKFHDTTRNNDLNGMMQDVAKKLTSEDIEALSKYISSIK
- a CDS encoding methyltransferase domain-containing protein, producing the protein MRRCPLCSSDKTTPFYQDRKRAIHRCKTCMLLFADASSHLPPDAELKKYQTANNKHKPMQQLILSLVTQLEQLSKQHLVGLNFGRVVADSVVDVLINKGHQLHQYDPFFAPDHQLLRQQYDFICCYKVFEHFRFPSREWHLLCSLLKPGGWIAINTQLITELNGFAKWHHKNNLTHVSFYQRATFQFLAKQAHFTLLFASNDLILVQKPSKSDITRDPSSLI
- the yihI gene encoding Der GTPase-activating protein YihI, which gives rise to MSRKKTRKINENAPKRQPRTKKEERVVAGKKQNAGNKAGSRHNEKQIQQAQAGTAKAKDPRHGSKKPVALDLPKAKPVESKPKAPKMSDEQKLLKLEDDPRLNSLLDMLEEGKTLNTADQTWLEKQLTEIERLMERLGISEEDDLEHVMKTTVSSDDDLLDKFESGADLLKDYQNRD
- a CDS encoding DUF2489 domain-containing protein, with the protein product MTTYLIIIGALVILGLAAYAASLLIKLKQQTQQLKAQQAAQQVATQAREHELLGNIHYIAAAMLEERCELSEGVMRIGKLFEILGQTEQVVPRYPSLFQHFEVIKTHPIMEQRKTLEKQQRMKLDLLRMKSEAALEVEINLEAQKIVEDYSAYTS